The following are encoded in a window of Pseudomonas sp. St316 genomic DNA:
- a CDS encoding MATE family efflux transporter — protein MSNLTTDWRDRLTHRRVWALAAPMILSNISVPLVALVDSTVIGHLPHAHQLGAVAVGASLYTVLAWAMGFLRMGTTGFAAQAAGRGDGAALRQVLLQGLLLAIGLAVLLGAVGVPLSDVALHFMQPSAELNQLTRDFFHTRLFGLPAALASYALVGWFLGAQNARAPLAILLVTNLVNIALNLWFVIGLDWGVTGSARASVIAEWTGALVGLALARNTLRAWPGQIAWAALGLWQSWRPLLAVNRDIFIRSLALQAVFFLITVQGARLGDATVAANALLLNGLLLTAHALDGLAHAVEALCGHAIGARDRLALRRSLVVACGWSLIASLGFALLFLLAGHLFIDMQTNIPDVRDTAYHYLPYLAALPLIAVWSYLLDGLFIGATRAREMRNGMLLTLLLVLPIAWALQGMGNHGLWITFLLFMALRSLTLGAFAWHLQRHDRWLGASAL, from the coding sequence ATGTCCAACCTGACCACCGACTGGCGCGACCGTCTTACCCATCGCCGGGTCTGGGCGCTGGCTGCGCCAATGATTCTCTCGAACATTTCCGTACCGCTGGTGGCCTTGGTGGACAGCACCGTCATCGGCCATTTGCCCCATGCTCATCAGCTGGGCGCCGTGGCGGTCGGGGCAAGTTTGTATACGGTGCTGGCGTGGGCCATGGGTTTCCTGCGCATGGGCACCACGGGGTTCGCCGCCCAGGCCGCCGGGCGTGGTGATGGGGCGGCGTTGCGACAAGTGTTGCTGCAAGGACTGTTGTTGGCCATAGGGTTGGCGGTACTGCTCGGTGCCGTTGGCGTGCCATTGAGCGACGTGGCGTTGCACTTCATGCAGCCGTCCGCCGAGCTCAACCAGTTGACCCGTGACTTCTTCCACACCCGGCTCTTCGGCTTGCCGGCGGCGCTGGCCAGCTATGCGTTGGTGGGCTGGTTCCTCGGCGCCCAGAATGCCCGCGCCCCGCTGGCGATCCTGCTGGTCACCAACCTGGTCAACATCGCCCTGAACCTGTGGTTCGTGATCGGCCTGGACTGGGGCGTGACCGGGTCGGCCCGGGCGTCGGTCATTGCCGAGTGGACCGGCGCGCTGGTCGGCCTGGCCCTGGCCCGCAACACCCTGCGCGCCTGGCCCGGGCAGATCGCCTGGGCCGCCCTGGGGCTGTGGCAGAGCTGGCGCCCGCTGCTGGCGGTGAACCGGGACATTTTCATTCGCAGCCTGGCGCTGCAAGCGGTGTTTTTCCTGATCACCGTGCAAGGCGCACGCCTGGGGGATGCGACCGTGGCGGCCAATGCCTTGCTGCTCAATGGCCTGTTGCTGACCGCCCATGCCCTGGACGGCCTCGCCCATGCCGTCGAAGCGCTGTGCGGCCATGCCATTGGCGCCCGCGACCGCCTGGCGCTACGCCGATCGCTGGTGGTGGCGTGCGGCTGGTCGTTGATTGCGAGCCTGGGCTTTGCACTGTTGTTCCTGCTTGCCGGCCACCTGTTCATCGACATGCAAACCAATATCCCCGACGTGCGCGATACCGCTTACCACTACCTGCCTTACCTGGCGGCCCTGCCGCTGATTGCGGTCTGGAGCTACTTGCTCGACGGGCTGTTCATCGGCGCCACCCGTGCCCGGGAAATGCGCAACGGCATGCTGCTGACCCTACTGCTGGTGCTGCCCATTGCCTGGGCGCTGCAAGGAATGGGCAACCATGGGCTGTGGATCACCTTCCTGCTGTTCATGGCCCTGCGCAGCCTGACCCTCGGCGCTTTCGCCTGGCACTTGCAGCGGCACGACCGCTGGCTCGGCGCATCAGCCCTCTAG
- a CDS encoding PleD family two-component system response regulator, whose product MTEPEDPSRERLKHHFAQRVIHQARQILEIWQRLQRSEWSSTDLSELSEANLRLLRFAERFEQPEHSQLAQGISQSLQAVDANRGRLSSHLITEINRLMQRLSRTGLRHGDQLEQTFLPPLRKPIYVLLQDHDRAERLAKQLEFFGLSAQALDSVAAFRASMVERLPAAIVMDVDFSGPGAGLKLAAEAQEGLEQPLPLLFFSLLETDTPTRLAAVRAGGQEFLTGTLEASSLLEKIEVLTCVAQYDPYKVLIIDDSRAQAMHTERLLNSAGIITRTLIEPIQAMAELADFQPDLIILDMYMPACTGTELAKVIRHNDRYVSVPIIYLSAEDDLDKQLDAMSEGGDDFLTKPIKPRHLITTVRNRAARARNLKARMVRDSLTGLYNHTHILQLLEDCSFRARREGKPLSFAMLDIDHFKRVNDSHGHPMGDRVIKSLALFLKQRLRKTDFIGRYGGEEFAIVMPDTDIDAACKVLDEIRQRFAEIHYPAQPHDLWCTFSAGVVEMSDDFDSLMMASQADEALYRAKHAGRNRVQAARQSATFSSESTDSVINL is encoded by the coding sequence ATGACCGAGCCAGAAGACCCCAGCCGTGAGCGCCTCAAGCACCACTTTGCCCAGCGGGTAATTCACCAGGCTCGTCAGATCCTGGAGATTTGGCAGCGCCTGCAACGCAGCGAGTGGTCAAGCACCGACCTGTCGGAACTCAGCGAAGCCAACCTGCGCCTGCTGCGCTTTGCCGAGCGCTTCGAACAGCCCGAGCACTCCCAATTGGCCCAAGGCATCAGCCAATCGCTGCAAGCGGTGGACGCCAATCGCGGGCGCCTGAGCAGCCACCTGATCACCGAAATCAACCGTTTGATGCAGCGCTTGTCTCGTACCGGCCTGCGCCATGGCGACCAACTTGAACAAACCTTCCTGCCGCCGCTGCGCAAACCCATCTACGTGTTGCTGCAGGACCATGACCGCGCCGAGCGCCTGGCCAAGCAGTTGGAGTTCTTCGGCCTCAGCGCCCAGGCGCTGGACAGTGTCGCGGCGTTCCGCGCCTCGATGGTCGAGCGCCTGCCGGCGGCGATTGTCATGGATGTGGATTTCAGCGGCCCCGGCGCTGGCCTGAAACTGGCCGCCGAAGCCCAGGAAGGCCTGGAGCAACCGCTGCCGCTGTTGTTCTTCAGCCTGCTGGAAACCGACACGCCGACACGCCTGGCCGCGGTGCGCGCCGGTGGACAGGAATTTCTCACCGGCACCCTCGAAGCCTCGAGCCTGCTGGAAAAGATCGAAGTGCTGACCTGCGTCGCCCAGTACGATCCGTACAAAGTGCTGATCATCGATGACTCCCGTGCCCAGGCCATGCATACCGAACGCCTGCTCAACAGCGCCGGCATCATCACCCGCACGCTGATCGAGCCGATTCAGGCCATGGCCGAGCTGGCGGACTTCCAGCCCGACCTGATCATCCTCGACATGTACATGCCGGCCTGCACCGGCACGGAACTGGCCAAGGTCATTCGCCACAACGACCGCTACGTCAGTGTGCCGATCATTTACCTGTCCGCCGAAGACGACCTGGACAAGCAACTCGACGCCATGAGCGAAGGTGGCGACGACTTCCTGACCAAGCCGATCAAGCCCCGGCACCTGATCACCACGGTGCGCAACCGTGCCGCCCGGGCCCGCAATCTCAAGGCGCGGATGGTGCGCGACAGCCTCACCGGGCTGTACAACCACACGCACATCCTGCAACTGCTCGAAGACTGCAGCTTCCGCGCCCGCCGCGAAGGCAAGCCGCTGAGTTTCGCCATGCTCGACATCGACCATTTCAAACGGGTCAATGACAGCCATGGCCACCCCATGGGCGACCGGGTGATCAAGAGCCTGGCGCTGTTTCTCAAGCAGCGCCTGCGCAAGACCGACTTCATCGGCCGCTACGGCGGTGAAGAGTTCGCCATCGTCATGCCCGATACCGATATCGATGCGGCCTGCAAGGTGCTGGATGAAATTCGCCAGCGCTTTGCCGAAATCCACTACCCGGCCCAGCCCCATGATTTGTGGTGCACCTTCAGCGCCGGCGTGGTGGAGATGAGCGATGACTTCGACAGCCTGATGATGGCGAGCCAGGCGGACGAGGCGCTGTATCGCGCCAAGCATGCCGGGCGCAATCGCGTGCAGGCAGCCAGGCAAAGTGCCACTTTTTCATCGGAATCCACCGATTCGGTCATAAACCTGTAA
- a CDS encoding contractile injection system protein, VgrG/Pvc8 family, with the protein MSDPASEPAFRLEIAGLPEPVDVVAFTGSEAISEPFVYEAQLLLPDANLDLASLLYRSVWLSFGAPGRGIHGQLHEWVQHHHGAGCRVRIGPKLACLAQRFSQRVFSARSVPQIIRQVLKAHGISGRSLCLDLSGDYPPQDFCTQYWESDLQFLQRVCAQAGIHFHFEHTRDEHCLVFADNPHSFPAAGKAVYADDDPVAAVRSFSVQADVSGEQVAQGRSDLMSLHGGQVLTLTAHPFADWNRRWLLTKVEHRAQAGVYGNHFKAIPRGVLFMPDEVPAKPRMVSRQRGWVVTVDEPSELGAGRVAVQFDWLYQGEGSSPSHCWLPLAPELAKGVAGALSDGTEVLVSFIEGDPDRPMISAFLNAPAPVEVVEESSTGETHGPSVADPLLLAAIRDAEPLVLLCLLPEGGPFSPCAQPLCTCRALVGRGAGVAR; encoded by the coding sequence ATGTCCGATCCAGCCAGCGAGCCAGCCTTTCGTCTGGAGATAGCCGGTCTGCCCGAGCCTGTTGACGTCGTGGCCTTCACGGGTAGCGAAGCGATCAGCGAGCCCTTCGTCTATGAAGCGCAGCTGTTGTTGCCCGATGCGAACCTGGATTTGGCGAGCCTGCTGTACCGCAGCGTCTGGTTGAGTTTCGGGGCCCCAGGCCGGGGCATTCATGGGCAGCTTCATGAATGGGTCCAACACCATCATGGCGCCGGCTGCCGGGTGCGCATCGGGCCGAAGCTGGCCTGTCTGGCGCAGCGCTTCAGCCAGCGGGTCTTCAGCGCCCGCTCGGTGCCGCAGATCATTCGCCAGGTGCTCAAGGCCCATGGCATCAGTGGTCGCAGCCTGTGCCTGGACTTAAGTGGTGATTATCCACCGCAGGACTTCTGTACCCAGTATTGGGAATCGGACTTGCAGTTCCTTCAACGCGTATGCGCCCAGGCGGGTATCCACTTTCATTTCGAACACACCCGGGACGAGCATTGCCTGGTGTTCGCTGATAATCCGCACAGTTTTCCCGCTGCCGGTAAGGCGGTCTACGCGGACGACGACCCGGTTGCCGCGGTGCGGTCCTTCAGTGTGCAAGCCGATGTGTCGGGGGAGCAGGTCGCCCAGGGGCGCAGCGACTTGATGAGCCTGCACGGTGGTCAGGTGCTGACGCTGACGGCCCATCCGTTTGCCGATTGGAACCGGCGCTGGCTGCTGACGAAGGTCGAGCATCGCGCACAGGCGGGGGTGTACGGCAATCATTTCAAGGCCATTCCCCGGGGCGTGCTGTTCATGCCGGACGAGGTCCCGGCAAAACCGCGCATGGTGAGCCGGCAACGTGGCTGGGTCGTGACGGTGGACGAGCCGTCGGAGCTGGGAGCGGGGCGCGTGGCGGTGCAGTTCGACTGGCTCTACCAGGGCGAAGGTTCCAGCCCCAGTCATTGCTGGCTGCCCTTGGCGCCCGAACTGGCCAAGGGCGTGGCGGGTGCCTTGAGTGACGGCACCGAGGTGCTGGTGAGCTTTATCGAAGGCGATCCGGATCGGCCAATGATCAGTGCCTTTCTGAATGCGCCTGCCCCAGTCGAGGTTGTGGAGGAGTCATCCACAGGCGAAACACATGGGCCATCCGTTGCCGATCCGCTCCTGTTGGCTGCAATCCGGGATGCCGAGCCGCTGGTCTTGTTGTGCTTGTTGCCCGAAGGCGGGCCTTTCAGCCCCTGCGCCCAACCGCTATGCACCTGCCGTGCGCTCGTGGGGCGCGGCGCGGGCGTTGCCCGATGA
- a CDS encoding DUF2333 family protein: MLDWKNRAGSAPERAAEPKSDTRSYLGGLFFSRALATLIGLYLLVTIAVGWYWSQEPALFPVQQNAQAAAEKDGRQMVVGYTTVETLKTVAGTLLSKPGGYISNDRFPPGLWMDNMPSWEYGVLVQVRDLSRALRKDFARSQSQSAEDADLAKAEPRFNFDNRSWVLPSSESEYQEGINSLSRYQARLSDPSQKSALFYARADNLNNWLGDVGTRLGSLSQRLSASVGRVKLNTSLKTEVPAPGQVPQVDEEVVETPWLQIDNVFYEARGQAWALSHLLRAIEVDFADVLAKKNATVSVRQIIRELEASQEPVWSPMILNGSGFGVLANHSLVMANYISRANAAVIDLRQLLNQG; the protein is encoded by the coding sequence ATGCTGGACTGGAAAAACCGCGCGGGCAGCGCGCCTGAACGTGCCGCCGAGCCGAAATCGGACACCCGCAGCTACCTGGGTGGGCTTTTTTTCAGCCGCGCACTGGCGACGCTGATCGGCCTTTACCTGCTGGTGACCATTGCCGTCGGCTGGTATTGGAGCCAGGAACCCGCGCTGTTCCCTGTGCAGCAGAACGCCCAGGCCGCGGCCGAGAAAGATGGCCGGCAGATGGTGGTGGGCTACACCACGGTCGAAACGCTCAAGACGGTGGCCGGGACCCTGCTGAGCAAGCCGGGTGGCTACATCTCCAACGACCGCTTCCCGCCTGGCCTGTGGATGGACAACATGCCGAGCTGGGAATACGGCGTGCTGGTGCAGGTCCGCGACCTGAGCCGTGCCCTGCGCAAGGACTTCGCCCGTTCCCAGTCGCAGTCCGCCGAGGACGCCGACCTGGCCAAGGCCGAGCCGCGCTTCAACTTCGACAACCGCAGTTGGGTGCTGCCCTCCAGCGAGTCCGAGTACCAGGAAGGTATCAATTCCCTGAGCCGCTATCAGGCGCGCCTGTCCGACCCGAGCCAGAAAAGCGCACTGTTCTACGCCCGCGCCGACAACCTGAACAACTGGCTGGGGGATGTCGGCACTCGCCTGGGTTCGTTGTCCCAGCGCCTGTCAGCCAGCGTTGGCCGGGTCAAGCTCAACACCTCGCTGAAAACCGAAGTTCCGGCCCCGGGCCAGGTGCCACAGGTGGACGAAGAGGTGGTCGAGACTCCGTGGCTGCAAATCGATAACGTGTTCTATGAGGCCCGTGGCCAGGCGTGGGCGTTGTCCCACCTGCTGCGCGCCATCGAAGTGGATTTCGCCGATGTCCTGGCGAAAAAGAACGCCACGGTCAGCGTGCGGCAGATCATTCGTGAGCTGGAAGCGTCCCAGGAACCGGTCTGGAGCCCGATGATCCTCAACGGCAGCGGCTTCGGTGTATTGGCGAACCACTCGCTGGTCATGGCCAACTACATTTCCCGAGCCAACGCAGCGGTCATCGACTTGCGGCAACTGCTGAACCAGGGTTGA
- a CDS encoding NUDIX hydrolase: MSESPREVAHRVASDAELIAWVDEHDNLLGSLVRSELRERGLIGRGTYIMLFNSSGELCVHRRTLSKAIYPGFWDVAAGGMVQADETYAESAARELAEELGVSGVELTAHDHFYFEDPGSRLWCSAFSAVWDGPLVLQPEEVLEARFLPLEQVLDEIQRKPYCPDSLAALERYLRVHGGSVAKKL, encoded by the coding sequence ATGAGCGAAAGCCCCCGGGAGGTCGCTCATCGAGTGGCCTCGGATGCCGAGCTGATTGCGTGGGTCGATGAGCACGACAACCTGCTCGGCAGCCTGGTGCGTTCAGAGCTGCGTGAGCGTGGCCTGATCGGCCGCGGCACCTACATCATGCTGTTCAATTCGTCCGGTGAGCTGTGTGTTCATCGGCGTACCCTGAGCAAGGCCATTTACCCCGGTTTCTGGGACGTGGCGGCGGGCGGCATGGTGCAGGCCGATGAGACCTATGCCGAATCGGCTGCCCGTGAGCTGGCGGAAGAGCTGGGCGTGAGCGGCGTGGAACTGACCGCCCACGACCATTTTTATTTCGAAGACCCTGGCAGTCGCCTGTGGTGCTCGGCGTTCTCGGCGGTGTGGGACGGCCCTCTGGTCCTGCAGCCTGAAGAAGTCCTCGAAGCGCGTTTCCTGCCCCTTGAGCAGGTGCTCGATGAAATCCAGCGCAAGCCTTACTGCCCGGACTCTCTGGCGGCGCTTGAACGCTATTTGCGGGTCCATGGCGGCAGCGTCGCAAAGAAGCTGTAA
- a CDS encoding translation initiation factor Sui1 yields the protein MAKKAASFAALGGLVFSTDAGRHCPDCRQPVDACICKQTAIPEGDGIARVRRESKGRGGKTVTTITGVPLAEDALKELATTLKKRCGTGGALKDGIIEIQGDHVELLLAELVKHGFKAKKSGG from the coding sequence GTGGCCAAAAAAGCCGCATCCTTCGCCGCCCTGGGCGGCCTGGTATTTTCTACCGACGCCGGTCGTCATTGTCCTGATTGCCGTCAGCCGGTGGATGCCTGCATCTGCAAACAGACCGCCATCCCTGAAGGTGACGGCATTGCGCGCGTGCGCCGTGAAAGCAAAGGTCGCGGCGGCAAGACGGTGACCACGATCACCGGCGTGCCGTTGGCCGAAGACGCGCTCAAGGAGCTGGCCACCACGTTGAAGAAACGTTGTGGCACCGGTGGTGCGTTGAAAGACGGCATCATCGAGATCCAGGGCGATCACGTCGAGCTGCTGCTGGCGGAACTGGTCAAGCACGGCTTCAAGGCAAAGAAATCCGGCGGCTAG
- a CDS encoding methyl-accepting chemotaxis protein, with product MRLKLLTNLNTLLLVAVCLGLGATLWWSQIALERPYLLMERYLGLSRQFQAEVARNIEQYLNSGDALRLSAATQALETLRKELDEFPPELARTLRPSLSNLDSFSKTDLLGAGKLAGDPQALLLQAERELSASLDQLAQYAQGAPAYLPPLFAASQHLGRLSLTRDKLVSSGRSEMAADVERELQNIRTQAAQLDGLPLLGVTASSEAAGDDFAALMGLQTQEKTAAEDAGIALKRELNSLLGRYPSELGRTRELIQKRSELSSATHLKITDVQQAIDAMEPAVRAQHGQIQGEVRMIQGVMIGLILLIALLIDTLQRRLARTLTHLAPALSTWAEGDFSRDIHVGASNRELQDIEASLNRLRAYLVDLVGTIRVNAEQVAGSSRALAELSGELHGGAEDQAGDTALIRDSLSELEATIQQVAGDASQAADASRSAGQAVEQGQKVIGLSLTGLHALVGEVQGNAQMIEQLAEESATIGGVLTVIRSIADQTNLLALNAAIEAARAGEMGRGFAVVAEEVRSLAQRTTGATAEIQTLIARLQLAARQSVDGMRAQVEHAEATANQAQAADGALDEIVGAIQTIADTAVRIADVTAQQSGAVSEIRDHSERIHQLGGDNLLRIGQGREQGDNLLVLGGRLHTAVQAFRV from the coding sequence ATGCGCCTGAAGTTGCTGACCAATCTCAACACCCTTCTTTTAGTCGCCGTATGCCTGGGCCTCGGGGCCACGTTGTGGTGGTCGCAGATCGCCTTGGAGCGCCCCTATCTGCTGATGGAACGCTACCTGGGTCTGTCGCGGCAGTTTCAGGCCGAGGTGGCCCGCAACATCGAGCAATACCTGAACAGCGGCGATGCCCTGCGCCTGAGCGCCGCGACCCAGGCCCTGGAAACCTTGCGAAAGGAACTCGATGAGTTCCCGCCGGAGCTGGCCAGGACCCTGCGCCCGAGCCTGTCCAACCTCGACAGTTTCAGCAAGACCGACCTGCTGGGCGCCGGCAAACTGGCCGGTGATCCTCAGGCCCTGCTGCTCCAGGCCGAACGTGAGTTGAGTGCCAGCCTCGACCAGCTTGCCCAATACGCCCAGGGCGCCCCGGCCTACTTGCCACCGCTGTTCGCCGCTTCGCAGCACTTGGGCCGGCTTTCACTCACCCGAGACAAACTGGTCAGCAGCGGCCGCAGCGAAATGGCCGCCGACGTCGAGCGGGAGCTGCAGAACATCCGCACCCAGGCCGCCCAACTCGATGGCCTGCCGCTGCTCGGCGTGACGGCCAGCAGTGAAGCCGCCGGCGATGATTTCGCCGCGCTGATGGGCCTGCAAACCCAGGAAAAAACCGCCGCCGAAGATGCCGGCATCGCCCTCAAGCGCGAACTCAACAGCCTGCTCGGCCGCTACCCCTCCGAACTGGGACGCACCCGCGAGCTGATCCAGAAGCGCAGCGAACTGAGCAGCGCCACGCACTTGAAAATTACCGATGTACAACAGGCGATCGATGCCATGGAGCCTGCGGTTCGTGCTCAACATGGGCAGATCCAGGGTGAGGTGCGGATGATCCAGGGGGTGATGATCGGCCTGATCCTGCTGATCGCGCTGCTCATCGACACTTTGCAACGCCGCCTCGCCCGGACCTTGACCCACCTGGCGCCAGCCTTGTCGACCTGGGCGGAGGGCGATTTCAGCCGCGACATCCATGTGGGCGCCAGCAACCGCGAGTTGCAGGACATCGAAGCGTCGCTCAATCGGCTGCGGGCTTATCTGGTGGATCTGGTGGGCACCATTCGCGTCAACGCCGAGCAGGTTGCCGGCAGCAGCCGAGCCCTGGCCGAGTTAAGCGGCGAGTTGCACGGCGGTGCCGAGGACCAGGCCGGCGACACGGCGCTGATCCGCGACTCCCTGAGCGAACTGGAAGCGACGATCCAGCAAGTGGCCGGCGATGCCAGCCAGGCCGCCGACGCCAGTCGCAGCGCCGGGCAGGCGGTGGAGCAAGGGCAGAAAGTCATCGGCCTGAGCCTCACCGGCCTGCACGCACTGGTGGGGGAAGTGCAAGGCAACGCGCAGATGATCGAACAACTGGCCGAGGAATCGGCCACCATTGGCGGCGTATTGACGGTGATTCGCTCAATCGCCGACCAGACCAACCTGCTGGCCCTCAACGCCGCCATCGAAGCGGCCCGCGCCGGGGAGATGGGCCGGGGCTTTGCGGTGGTGGCCGAGGAAGTCCGCTCCCTGGCCCAACGCACGACCGGTGCCACCGCCGAAATCCAGACACTGATCGCCCGCCTGCAACTGGCCGCGCGCCAATCGGTGGATGGCATGCGCGCCCAGGTCGAACACGCCGAAGCCACCGCCAACCAGGCCCAAGCGGCCGACGGTGCGCTGGATGAAATCGTCGGCGCCATCCAGACCATCGCCGACACCGCCGTGCGCATCGCCGACGTCACCGCCCAACAGAGCGGCGCCGTCAGCGAAATCCGCGACCACAGCGAACGAATCCACCAACTGGGCGGCGACAACCTGCTGCGCATCGGCCAAGGCCGGGAACAGGGTGACAACCTGCTGGTACTGGGCGGGCGGCTGCACACGGCGGTGCAGGCATTCCGGGTGTAA
- a CDS encoding DUF4123 domain-containing protein produces MSAAALPGSAPQWLLLDVPSAPAAAQLVHAQFAKVRCFALFEGTELHGLREHGPLLVELRHSPALVSLCHLDPRSWPGLLLVSPSPAGQLLAHLRRMLTVTLGLHHKALLSYYNPHIASYFFDGCDPQELSCWLGPISLLRWFGGTWADRAIGSQGWQQLSNPGLPVAALEKEHGLSDRQQDQLQRCLLERHAWQWSRATGRDYRLLWEDLQQGLTLGFTERAVLDDWLWLRLQYPDARPVPGLVGDSQRERFEHLRRRWQGSQD; encoded by the coding sequence ATGAGTGCCGCTGCCCTGCCCGGATCAGCTCCGCAATGGCTGTTGCTCGACGTACCGAGTGCGCCTGCTGCTGCGCAGCTTGTGCACGCGCAGTTCGCCAAGGTGCGTTGCTTTGCCCTGTTTGAAGGTACCGAGCTGCATGGGCTGCGAGAGCACGGTCCGCTGCTGGTGGAGCTGCGCCACTCGCCTGCGCTGGTCAGCCTCTGTCACCTGGACCCACGTTCCTGGCCGGGGCTGCTGTTGGTCAGCCCATCGCCCGCCGGGCAATTGCTGGCGCATCTGCGGCGCATGCTAACGGTGACGCTAGGCCTGCACCACAAAGCTTTGTTGAGCTACTACAACCCGCACATCGCCAGCTATTTCTTCGACGGTTGCGACCCTCAAGAGCTCAGTTGCTGGCTGGGCCCGATCAGCCTGTTGCGCTGGTTTGGTGGCACCTGGGCCGACCGGGCGATCGGCAGCCAGGGTTGGCAACAACTGTCCAACCCGGGGCTGCCGGTGGCGGCGCTGGAGAAAGAGCACGGCCTCAGCGACCGACAGCAGGACCAGTTGCAACGATGCCTGCTGGAACGTCACGCCTGGCAATGGTCCCGTGCCACCGGGCGTGATTACCGTCTCCTCTGGGAAGATTTGCAGCAGGGACTGACGCTGGGGTTTACCGAGCGGGCGGTGCTCGATGACTGGCTGTGGCTGCGCCTGCAATACCCCGATGCCCGGCCAGTGCCAGGCCTGGTGGGTGATTCGCAGCGCGAGCGGTTCGAGCATCTGCGCAGGCGCTGGCAGGGCAGCCAGGATTGA